The Fluviicola sp. genome contains a region encoding:
- a CDS encoding GEVED domain-containing protein, with the protein MKKKLLLGLAGLLVGIQSAFATTCPSAIALPAAPTMPYTDPSVVCGGSNDIDFASNYDNGLEALYTWTPATNYSNVTVSYTGQSWVGIFIYQGCPTSGGTLVTSQTTSGTSLTTASFSLTAGVQYYIMFDTWPSPPSPCAGSFTINGTVVPPCTAPPTAGTVSAASNPICPSVNNVLSVTGASSGTGLTYQWQSSTTGAAGSFANIAGATSASYTSNQTVNTYYRRYVTCSGMTDTSAALLVTTNSFINCYCTSNSTSTADEEILNVSIGTLLNNSSTCSTTGGPGSIQNQYSNYANLPATNLVRGASYPLSVQIGTCGGNYNNTTRVYIDFNQNGLFTDPGETVLSPAYVNGPHTETGTLVIPVGAVLGQTRMRVVNVETTGTVNPCGTYTWGETEDYIVNIICPTLTGTGAVDQGICSGTAATFTGTPSYSGATISWWDAPTGGTQLGTGNSFTTPSLTSSTTYYVQEDYTGCPSSARADIEAIVTAVAVTLVPINVTCNGLSNGSFTQTAVSCGVAPFQYSTDQVSWGPIPTNLAAGTYFFYVQDNVGGVSAPIQVIITQPSAPTALNAYNVTFFNAMATWTPQGNETTWNVQYGPAGFTLGSSPFPTMTGVTNDTVQITGLTEDTDYQFYVQAGCTTSSAWAGPFAFSTDVPFSTWDSQCGPGFTPIQTTGTALNLADDASTPITTTNPVSFQGVTSNTVTVSNNGWIQFGAVTLNAWNVDLDDEEGNVYWQETTIGGDNYLIVEWFNRPKFSTVSGQNVTFEIAINQTTGEIFYLYDDKVFGGSQSAYDYAGNFATISAVGPMSTTTISYNSQTYLQNNSCVRFYTALCPNVQNMVTLTYADDAQLNWDAGPYGETNWTIVYGLDGFDPTVAGQEIGTLTVNSSDVNFGGTLTQLTCYDAYIYSECQADSLTSDGFLVNFCTKPLCSDITGLAGATDVDSLELTWNWTASSMAYPVTGFNIQYGMTGFTLGNGFIQDATGINFADTVQNTALMASGVYQVYVQAECDNGTTVDTSNWVGPITLVMPVTNDVVCSQEVLALNQTYTFNNTGAGVSLNEANIAPPSTGAQTTTGWINNTLNGTLWYTFVAPPSGSVRVNSTAIPYNGQAAVYSATNCADFNTFTLVAANDNEIGGTSLAPNFTVCGLTPGTTYYIMYDKFDATTGNFSLKVTEIVLEGGSALPLTEICYGANVDLFTTITGNNTGGTWSSNVPSVNASITGSDFESNGLAYTTFDFEYRVVDGCAYDSIISQVKVYAPSNAGQDGVITACRNEPIDLLAGLNGNSDLNGDWYDPSDVLLSSSQIWTANFPGQYNYDYISGNGVCPDDTANVVVTVTNCNWLSVDENALEAVSLYPNPSTGVVFIESTFTGNFDLVVTDINGRTIQSGTSVAAGTNTVNLKEVERGTYFFKLSTESAEKVFRVVIQ; encoded by the coding sequence ATGAAGAAAAAATTACTACTGGGTCTGGCAGGACTTTTAGTAGGAATTCAATCTGCTTTTGCGACGACCTGTCCATCAGCGATTGCACTTCCTGCGGCTCCTACCATGCCTTACACGGATCCTTCTGTGGTATGTGGTGGGTCGAATGACATCGACTTTGCTTCAAACTACGACAACGGATTGGAAGCGCTGTACACCTGGACGCCTGCGACCAACTACAGCAATGTTACTGTCTCCTATACAGGTCAATCCTGGGTAGGGATTTTTATTTATCAGGGTTGTCCTACCTCAGGTGGAACACTGGTAACAAGTCAAACTACCTCCGGTACATCTTTAACTACAGCTTCATTTAGCTTAACTGCTGGCGTACAATATTACATTATGTTCGACACCTGGCCATCACCGCCAAGTCCATGTGCAGGAAGCTTTACAATCAACGGTACGGTAGTTCCTCCTTGTACGGCTCCTCCAACAGCAGGAACTGTTTCAGCGGCGAGCAACCCGATCTGTCCTTCTGTTAACAACGTGTTATCAGTAACAGGAGCTTCTTCAGGTACCGGATTGACTTACCAATGGCAAAGCTCCACTACAGGAGCAGCTGGTTCTTTCGCGAACATCGCAGGAGCAACTTCAGCTAGCTACACAAGTAACCAAACGGTAAATACTTATTACCGTCGTTATGTAACTTGTTCAGGAATGACAGATACATCTGCAGCACTTCTTGTAACAACAAACTCCTTCATTAACTGTTACTGTACAAGTAATTCTACCAGTACAGCAGATGAGGAAATTCTGAATGTATCTATCGGAACGCTTTTGAATAACTCTTCTACGTGTTCTACAACAGGTGGTCCGGGATCAATCCAGAACCAGTATTCTAACTATGCGAACCTTCCTGCAACCAACTTAGTGCGTGGTGCAAGTTATCCTTTATCGGTACAAATCGGAACATGTGGTGGTAACTACAACAACACTACCCGTGTATACATCGATTTTAACCAAAACGGTTTGTTCACTGATCCGGGAGAAACAGTTCTTTCACCGGCATACGTAAACGGTCCTCACACAGAAACAGGAACGTTGGTAATTCCTGTCGGAGCTGTTTTGGGTCAAACAAGAATGCGTGTTGTAAACGTTGAAACTACAGGTACAGTTAACCCTTGTGGAACTTATACATGGGGTGAAACAGAAGACTACATCGTAAACATTATCTGTCCTACTTTAACAGGTACAGGAGCCGTTGACCAGGGTATTTGTTCCGGTACAGCTGCTACATTTACAGGTACACCTTCTTATTCAGGTGCAACTATCAGCTGGTGGGATGCTCCAACAGGAGGTACTCAATTAGGAACCGGTAACTCATTTACTACTCCTTCTTTGACATCTTCAACAACTTATTATGTTCAGGAAGACTACACAGGATGTCCTTCTTCTGCTCGTGCAGATATCGAAGCAATTGTAACAGCTGTTGCGGTAACACTTGTTCCTATCAACGTTACTTGTAACGGTTTGTCAAACGGAAGCTTTACACAAACTGCTGTTAGCTGTGGTGTTGCTCCGTTCCAGTACTCTACAGACCAGGTTAGCTGGGGTCCAATCCCAACAAACCTTGCTGCAGGTACTTATTTCTTCTATGTTCAGGATAACGTAGGTGGAGTGAGTGCACCAATCCAGGTGATCATTACTCAGCCATCTGCTCCAACAGCATTGAATGCATACAACGTTACATTCTTCAACGCAATGGCAACATGGACTCCTCAAGGAAACGAAACAACATGGAACGTTCAGTACGGACCTGCTGGATTCACACTTGGATCAAGTCCTTTCCCTACTATGACCGGAGTAACAAATGACACGGTTCAAATTACAGGATTGACTGAAGATACAGATTACCAATTCTATGTTCAAGCAGGATGTACTACATCTTCTGCATGGGCAGGACCATTCGCATTCTCAACAGATGTTCCTTTCTCAACATGGGATAGCCAGTGTGGACCTGGATTCACTCCAATCCAAACTACAGGAACGGCATTGAACCTTGCGGATGATGCTTCTACTCCGATTACAACTACTAACCCGGTTTCATTCCAGGGAGTAACTTCAAACACGGTTACAGTTAGCAACAACGGATGGATTCAATTCGGAGCGGTAACTCTAAACGCATGGAACGTTGACTTGGATGATGAAGAAGGAAACGTATACTGGCAGGAAACAACAATCGGTGGTGATAACTACCTGATCGTAGAATGGTTCAACAGACCTAAATTCTCTACAGTTTCCGGTCAAAACGTAACATTTGAAATCGCAATCAATCAAACTACAGGTGAGATTTTCTACTTGTATGATGATAAAGTATTCGGTGGTTCTCAAAGTGCTTATGACTACGCTGGTAACTTCGCAACAATCTCTGCTGTAGGACCAATGTCTACAACGACTATTTCTTACAATAGCCAGACATACTTACAAAACAATTCTTGTGTAAGATTCTACACTGCACTTTGTCCGAACGTTCAGAACATGGTAACACTTACTTATGCTGATGACGCTCAATTGAACTGGGATGCGGGTCCATACGGTGAAACAAACTGGACAATCGTATACGGATTGGACGGATTTGATCCAACAGTTGCCGGTCAGGAAATCGGAACATTGACAGTAAACAGCTCTGACGTAAACTTCGGTGGTACTTTAACACAGTTAACTTGCTACGATGCTTATATCTACTCTGAGTGTCAGGCTGACAGCTTAACTTCTGACGGATTCCTTGTAAACTTCTGTACAAAACCATTGTGTTCTGATATTACAGGATTGGCAGGAGCAACAGATGTTGACTCTCTTGAATTGACATGGAACTGGACAGCTTCAAGCATGGCTTACCCTGTAACAGGATTCAACATTCAATACGGAATGACAGGATTCACTCTTGGAAACGGATTCATTCAGGATGCAACAGGAATTAACTTTGCAGATACAGTTCAAAATACAGCTTTGATGGCATCCGGTGTTTACCAGGTGTATGTTCAGGCTGAGTGTGACAACGGAACAACAGTAGATACTTCTAACTGGGTAGGACCAATTACATTGGTAATGCCGGTTACAAACGATGTTGTTTGTTCTCAGGAAGTACTTGCATTGAACCAGACTTACACGTTTAACAATACAGGTGCAGGTGTTTCTCTAAACGAAGCAAACATTGCTCCTCCTTCAACAGGTGCTCAAACAACTACAGGATGGATTAACAATACATTGAACGGAACATTATGGTATACATTCGTAGCACCTCCTTCCGGTTCTGTAAGAGTTAACTCAACTGCAATTCCTTACAACGGACAGGCTGCTGTCTACAGTGCAACGAACTGTGCTGACTTCAACACATTCACGCTGGTTGCAGCAAACGATAACGAGATCGGTGGAACAAGTTTAGCTCCAAACTTCACAGTTTGTGGTTTGACTCCAGGAACTACTTATTACATCATGTACGACAAGTTTGATGCTACTACAGGTAACTTCAGCTTGAAAGTAACTGAGATCGTTCTTGAAGGTGGATCTGCTCTTCCTTTAACTGAGATCTGTTACGGTGCAAACGTAGATCTGTTCACAACAATTACAGGAAACAACACAGGAGGTACATGGTCTTCCAACGTTCCATCTGTAAATGCTAGTATTACAGGTTCTGATTTCGAATCAAACGGTTTGGCTTACACAACTTTCGACTTCGAATACCGCGTAGTTGACGGATGTGCTTACGATTCAATTATTTCTCAAGTGAAAGTTTATGCTCCATCTAACGCCGGACAAGACGGTGTGATTACAGCTTGTAGAAATGAGCCTATCGATTTGTTAGCAGGATTGAACGGAAATTCAGACCTGAACGGTGACTGGTATGATCCATCTGATGTGCTATTGTCAAGTTCTCAAATTTGGACAGCAAACTTCCCTGGTCAGTATAACTACGATTATATTTCAGGAAACGGAGTTTGTCCGGATGATACAGCAAACGTTGTGGTAACTGTTACAAACTGTAACTGGTTATCTGTAGACGAGAATGCATTGGAGGCAGTATCCCTTTATCCAAACCCTTCTACAGGTGTTGTATTCATTGAATCAACATTTACAGGAAACTTTGATTTAGTGGTTACTGACATCAACGGACGTACTATTCAATCCGGAACAAGCGTTGCTGCCGGAACGAATACAGTAAACTTAAAAGAAGTTGAAAGAGGTACTTACTTCTTCAAACTTTCTACAGAGTCTGCTGAAAAAGTATTCCGCGTAGTCATTCAATAA
- a CDS encoding 3-hydroxyanthranilate 3,4-dioxygenase, which translates to MLMPFNLHQWIEENRELLKPPVGNKNLYKEAGDFIVMIVGGPNARKDYHFNESEELFYQIEGDITVGIQHEGKAKDIVIKEGEMFLLPARIPHNPRRGENTVGLVIERVRKNTDMQDGLFWFCEKCNHELKHYRFKLDNIEKDFLPRFKEFYNSEEMRTCSVCGHQMEADPKFI; encoded by the coding sequence ATGTTAATGCCATTTAATTTACATCAGTGGATCGAAGAAAACAGGGAGTTATTGAAACCACCTGTCGGGAATAAAAACCTTTACAAGGAAGCCGGCGATTTCATTGTCATGATCGTTGGAGGTCCGAATGCACGAAAAGATTACCACTTCAATGAGAGTGAAGAACTTTTCTACCAGATTGAAGGTGATATCACGGTTGGTATCCAGCACGAAGGCAAGGCCAAGGACATTGTGATTAAAGAAGGCGAAATGTTCCTGCTTCCCGCACGCATTCCTCATAACCCGCGTCGTGGCGAAAATACGGTTGGTTTGGTGATTGAGCGCGTTCGCAAGAACACGGACATGCAGGACGGTCTATTCTGGTTCTGCGAAAAATGCAACCACGAATTGAAACACTACCGTTTCAAACTGGATAATATCGAAAAGGATTTTCTGCCCCGCTTTAAGGAGTTTTACAATTCGGAAGAAATGAGAACCTGCTCGGTGTGCGGACATCAAATGGAGGCCGATCCAAAATTCATTTAA
- a CDS encoding RNA-binding S4 domain-containing protein codes for MEKIEFTINGEFIELLGLLKATGIAQTGGHAKMIVEDEEVYRNGELETRKRAKLVAGDVIEVGDEVRIVLK; via the coding sequence ATGGAAAAGATCGAATTTACCATTAACGGGGAATTTATAGAGTTACTGGGCTTACTGAAGGCTACGGGGATCGCTCAAACCGGTGGTCATGCAAAAATGATCGTTGAAGACGAAGAAGTGTACCGGAACGGTGAATTGGAAACGCGGAAACGTGCGAAACTGGTTGCAGGAGATGTCATCGAAGTAGGCGATGAAGTCCGTATCGTGTTGAAATGA
- the meaB gene encoding methylmalonyl Co-A mutase-associated GTPase MeaB has translation MNEKRLEEWFSSRKKMREDRTAEKLFEAIRQGDATALSGAITLLESTREADLETAKELIRLCLPFSGNSLRIGITGVPGVGKSSFIEKFGHTILKTRKKVAVLAIDPSSERTGGSILGDKTRMETLSQNPRVFIRPSAAGNTLGGVARKTRETIILCEAAGFDVLLIETVGVGQSEIMVHSMVDFFLLLLLAGAGDELQGIKRGIMEMADGLAVTKSDGDNVNKAKLASRELKNAIHLFPPASNGWIPEVKTCSSLENTNIDEVWEMIERFERHTKLNGSFDSKRKHQDLNWMHETLKDLLMQGLWAQEKTRAYIGAKGLEVENGTISAFEAAEEIYRLYRKNVDY, from the coding sequence ATGAACGAAAAACGTCTTGAAGAATGGTTCTCTTCCCGGAAGAAAATGCGCGAAGACCGGACGGCAGAAAAGCTGTTTGAGGCGATTCGCCAGGGAGATGCAACTGCTCTGAGCGGGGCGATTACCTTGCTCGAAAGTACACGCGAAGCGGATTTGGAAACGGCTAAGGAATTGATCCGTTTGTGCCTGCCGTTCTCGGGAAATTCATTGCGTATCGGGATCACCGGGGTTCCCGGAGTAGGAAAAAGCTCTTTCATTGAGAAATTCGGGCATACCATTTTAAAGACCCGCAAAAAAGTGGCTGTTTTGGCTATTGATCCGAGCAGCGAACGAACGGGCGGAAGTATTTTGGGCGATAAGACCCGTATGGAAACCTTGTCCCAAAATCCGCGGGTGTTTATCCGGCCCTCTGCTGCAGGAAATACGTTGGGTGGCGTTGCGCGCAAAACCCGTGAAACAATTATTCTTTGCGAAGCCGCCGGATTTGACGTGCTGCTGATCGAAACGGTCGGAGTGGGACAATCGGAGATTATGGTCCATTCCATGGTCGATTTTTTCCTCCTGCTTCTTTTGGCCGGTGCCGGCGATGAACTCCAGGGAATCAAACGAGGAATTATGGAAATGGCCGATGGTTTGGCTGTTACAAAGTCGGATGGTGACAATGTAAATAAAGCGAAACTGGCTTCCCGGGAATTGAAGAATGCCATTCATTTATTCCCACCGGCTTCCAATGGCTGGATCCCGGAAGTGAAGACCTGCAGTTCATTGGAAAATACGAATATTGATGAGGTTTGGGAAATGATCGAACGGTTTGAACGGCATACCAAACTGAACGGAAGCTTTGATTCCAAGCGCAAACACCAGGATCTGAACTGGATGCACGAAACCTTAAAAGATCTGCTGATGCAAGGATTGTGGGCGCAGGAAAAAACAAGAGCCTATATCGGAGCAAAAGGCTTGGAAGTGGAGAACGGAACTATTTCCGCCTTTGAAGCTGCCGAAGAAATTTATAGGCTCTATAGAAAAAACGTCGATTACTAA
- a CDS encoding cytidine deaminase, protein MKKQLTIHYEWLDHWKELPDSEQLLIEKAHEAAESAYAPYSDFKVGAAVLLADGTIVKGNNQENIAYPSGLCAERVALFYAGANYPGTTIKTIVVVADGDLIAADECVSPCGSCRQVLAESEMRQDEPIRIILVSRDGKTWIFDSIKDILVFPFGVK, encoded by the coding sequence ATGAAAAAGCAACTGACGATCCATTACGAATGGCTGGACCATTGGAAAGAACTTCCTGACTCCGAGCAACTTTTGATTGAAAAGGCGCACGAGGCAGCAGAAAGCGCCTATGCTCCTTACAGCGATTTCAAGGTCGGAGCGGCGGTTTTACTGGCCGACGGAACGATTGTGAAGGGGAATAACCAGGAAAACATTGCTTATCCGAGTGGTTTGTGTGCGGAACGGGTTGCGCTTTTCTATGCAGGAGCGAATTATCCCGGCACAACCATAAAGACCATTGTGGTGGTCGCTGACGGAGATCTGATTGCGGCAGACGAATGTGTTTCTCCGTGTGGTTCGTGCCGGCAGGTTCTTGCAGAATCGGAAATGCGCCAGGACGAACCGATCCGGATTATTTTGGTTTCCCGCGACGGGAAAACCTGGATTTTCGACAGTATAAAAGATATTTTGGTATTTCCTTTTGGAGTAAAGTAA
- the mtaB gene encoding tRNA (N(6)-L-threonylcarbamoyladenosine(37)-C(2))-methylthiotransferase MtaB, whose protein sequence is MQQFKKVAFYTLGCKLNFSETSTISRLFENAGFAKVDFEETPDILVINTCSVTENADKKCKQLVRRAKKINPEVYVAIIGCYAQLKPTEIAQIPGVSLVLGANEKFNIVEHLEQNEKEKQHEELQQATVKFENIKQTTSFIPSHSMGDRTRSFLKVQDGCDYFCTFCTIPLARGKSRNASIAETVSEAQKIADTKIKEVVLTGVNIGDFGQGADENFFELVKALDEVNGIDRYRISSIEPNLLSDEIIQFTLEDSKRFVPHFHIPLQSGSNRLLKAMRRKYLRELYVERVQHIKKLRPDCAIGVDVIVGFPGETDEEFMETVDFLKDLDVSYLHVFTYSERANTTAVKLGDPVPNQVRAQRSKQLHILSDKKKRAFYESQVGSRRTVLFEAEEDEGIMYGFTENYVKVKTLFNPDLVNQMQTVQLTEIDRDGVLKCEFI, encoded by the coding sequence ATGCAACAGTTTAAGAAAGTCGCTTTTTATACCCTTGGATGCAAACTGAATTTTTCAGAGACATCTACTATTTCCAGGCTTTTTGAAAACGCAGGTTTTGCAAAGGTTGACTTCGAGGAAACGCCTGATATTTTGGTTATTAACACTTGTTCGGTTACTGAAAATGCCGACAAAAAATGCAAGCAACTTGTCAGACGTGCCAAAAAGATCAACCCGGAAGTTTATGTGGCAATTATCGGGTGTTATGCACAATTAAAACCGACTGAAATTGCACAAATTCCGGGAGTTTCTCTGGTTTTGGGTGCGAATGAGAAATTCAATATCGTTGAGCATTTGGAACAGAATGAGAAGGAGAAACAGCATGAGGAGTTACAGCAAGCTACTGTGAAGTTTGAAAATATCAAGCAAACAACCAGCTTTATTCCTTCACATTCCATGGGCGACCGTACCCGGTCTTTCTTAAAAGTACAGGATGGCTGCGATTATTTCTGTACGTTCTGTACCATTCCATTGGCACGCGGGAAAAGCAGGAATGCAAGCATTGCAGAAACGGTTTCCGAAGCACAAAAAATTGCAGATACAAAAATCAAAGAAGTGGTGCTTACCGGTGTCAATATCGGTGATTTCGGACAAGGAGCAGACGAGAATTTCTTCGAATTGGTGAAAGCACTTGACGAGGTAAACGGAATAGACCGTTACCGCATTTCTTCGATCGAACCGAACTTATTGAGCGATGAAATCATTCAATTTACATTGGAAGATTCCAAACGTTTCGTTCCGCATTTCCACATTCCGCTTCAATCGGGAAGTAACCGTTTGTTGAAAGCAATGCGCCGGAAATACCTGCGTGAATTGTACGTGGAACGCGTTCAGCATATCAAAAAACTGCGTCCCGACTGCGCCATCGGTGTGGACGTTATTGTAGGATTTCCGGGAGAAACGGACGAAGAATTTATGGAAACCGTTGATTTCCTGAAAGATCTGGACGTTTCGTATTTACACGTATTTACCTATTCCGAGCGCGCAAATACAACGGCTGTAAAATTGGGAGATCCTGTTCCGAACCAGGTCAGAGCGCAGCGAAGCAAACAGCTTCACATTCTTTCCGACAAGAAAAAACGGGCGTTTTACGAATCTCAGGTAGGTTCCAGAAGAACCGTTTTATTCGAAGCGGAAGAGGACGAAGGGATCATGTATGGTTTCACGGAAAATTATGTGAAGGTAAAAACGCTTTTCAACCCGGATCTGGTAAACCAAATGCAAACGGTACAACTTACGGAAATAGACCGCGATGGTGTTCTGAAATGTGAATTCATCTAA